A stretch of the Janthinobacterium sp. B9-8 genome encodes the following:
- a CDS encoding LytR/AlgR family response regulator transcription factor: protein MPTALIADDEPLLASSLAERLQVLWPDLNIVAVVKNGLEAVSELNRLSPDFAFLDIRMPGLSGLQVASTLRDTRVVFVTAFDEYAISAFDNSALDYLLKPVSDDRLLQCVTRLQRERKPQFDFNALLSSIQKEAAPLAWLTVGLGDVTRLVAVDEVLFFQSADKYTEVVTAHERHLIRTSLKDLLPQLQAKSFAQVHRAYIVNLHVVARIERDILGRQRIELKNSQHTLPLSRSFAAQFRQM, encoded by the coding sequence CCCACCGCTTTAATCGCCGACGATGAGCCGTTGCTTGCCAGCAGCCTTGCAGAGCGCTTGCAAGTGCTTTGGCCGGATTTAAATATTGTGGCCGTGGTAAAGAACGGGCTGGAAGCGGTGAGTGAGCTTAATCGTCTCTCGCCTGATTTTGCTTTTTTAGATATCCGCATGCCTGGCCTAAGCGGCTTGCAGGTGGCCAGCACTTTGCGTGATACGCGGGTGGTGTTTGTTACCGCATTTGATGAATATGCGATTTCAGCGTTTGATAATTCGGCGCTTGATTACCTGTTAAAGCCGGTGAGTGATGACCGGCTTTTGCAATGCGTGACTCGTTTGCAAAGGGAGCGTAAGCCGCAGTTTGATTTCAATGCTCTATTGAGCAGCATACAAAAAGAAGCGGCTCCGCTGGCATGGCTGACTGTGGGTCTGGGAGATGTGACGCGCTTGGTGGCGGTGGATGAGGTGCTGTTTTTTCAATCGGCGGATAAATACACCGAGGTGGTAACTGCGCATGAGCGGCATTTAATCCGGACTTCTTTAAAAGATTTATTGCCGCAATTACAAGCTAAAAGTTTTGCTCAAGTGCATCGGGCTTATATCGTGAATTTGCATGTGGTTGCGCGTATTGAGCGGGATATTCTTGGGCGGCAGCGTATTGAGCTTAAAAATAGTCAACACACCTTACCTTTAAGCCGTAGTTTTGCGGCGCAATTCAGGCAAATGTAG